The window GTAGTCGTTGATGAAGGTGTAGGGGTTGTAGACGGTCAGGTTGTCCGGCACCGAACCGGTGCTGAAGAAGATCAGCAAACCGAGCCCGACCCCGGCGTATTGCGGCCGCGACGCCAGGAACGAACCCAGCACGATGACCGGCGCGAGCATCACGCACAGCAACGGAAAACCGTCGATCCACGGAAAGATGAAGAACATCTCGACGAAGCCGATCAGCGCCCCGAGCAACGTGCCGCACGCCATCTGGAACGCCATGCGCTTGGGGTTCGGCGTAGCAGCAGACAAGCCCACGGTGGCCGCCGCGATCAGGGTCATGGTCGCCCCGCTCGGCCATGCCGTGGCCACCCAGTAACTGCCCAACACAACGAGGATGAACGCCGCGCGAATCCCCGACGCCGCAGCAGCCATCCAGTTGGTTTGCGGGGTGAACGGCTCGTCCCATTGCTCGCGCGCATGGCTGTGATCGGCCAGGGACGCGTGGGTCTGTGCATAACTGTGCAGGTCATCGACAAAGCGATAGAGCAGTTCATAAGCGGTGTGGAAATCCAGTAGCTCGACGTCGCTCGGATCACTCTCCTGGAACATCGCCCGCAGGCTGCGCACCCGCGCGGGCAAACCTTCCTTGTAAGCCGTCAGCACCGTGACCAGACGCGCGGCATCGGCGCTGGTCAGGGCGCGGCCGCTGAAGCCATCGAGCAATTCGGCCAGATCCTGCAAACCCGGTTTGATCGCCGCCACCGCATGATCGGTGCCGCTGCTGCGCAGGCGCTCCAGCAACTGGTGCAAGGCGTTGAAGCGGGTGGTGATGCCCATGAACTCGCTGTTCAAACGACTGAGCCGACCGTTGCGTCGACGCATGTGCGGGTCTTCGAACACGGTGACGCTGCGCAATCCTTCCAGGCCTACGGCCTCAGCGATGAAGCGCACGTTGCTGGCTTCGAACGCCTCCGGCCGACTGCGGCCGCGCAAGCCGTCGGTGACGAACAAGGCGAACACGCCGAAGCGCTGATACAAGGCATTGCGCATGGCGGCGCTGGCGGATTGCGGCAGGATCGCGGCGCTGACCAGGGTCGAGCAGAGAATCCCCAGGGAGATTTCCAGCACTCGCCAGACCGCCATCATGAAGGCACCGTCGGGATGCGCCAGCGCTGGCAGTCCGACCATTGCGGCGGTGTAACCGGCCAGAACAAAACCATAGGCGCGAAAGTTGCGACTGCGCGCCGCGCCGGCCGTGCAGATGCCAACCCAGATAGCCAGCGAGCCAAGAAACAGTTCGGTGTTCTGCGCGAACAAAGCAATCAACGCCACCATCACCGCCGATCCGGCCAGGGTGCCGAGGAAGCGATAGAAGCTCTTGGCGAACACTTGGCCGCTTTGCGGCTGCATGACGATGAACACGGTAATCATCGCCGTGCGCGGCTGCGGCAACTCCAGGCGCATGGCCAGCCACAGCGTGAGGAACGCCGCGATCAGCACCTTGAAAATGTACACCCAGGTCACGCCGTCGCTGCGTGCCCAGTCGAAGAAACCCCGGCGCCATTCAAGGGAATACAGCCAGCGCAAAGGTGCGGGCAAGGAAGTCATCTAGTCCTGCTCACTGAGGAAAAATCTGAGACAGCGAGGACCTGTGGCGAGCGAGCTTGCTCGCGCTGGGCTGCGTAGCGGCCCCAAAACTCTGGTAAACCACGCCGGTTTTGTGAGTGCTGCGCACTCAAGCGGAAGCAAGCTCCCTCGCCACAAAGGTGGGTATGCCAGACACATCGCGTTCAATTTGAGAGGCTCTGAAGAAGAGCCGGGGTTTCCGGTGCAGCGGTCTGGCTGTCTTTCGGGACGTCGTTGCCGGAACCGAGACCACCGCCGAGGGCCGTTACCAATTCCGCGTGGGCACTCAAACGCGCCGCCTGCACCTGCTGCTGCACTTGCTGCTGTTTGAACAACAACGTCTGCGCGTTGAGCACGTTGAGGTAATCGGTGAGGCCGCGCTGGTAGGCGATCATGGCGATGTCGTAGGTCTTCTGCGCGGTGGCCACGGACTCGGCGGCGAAGGCCTGCTGTTTGTTCATCGACTCGCGGCGGATCAACTGGTCGGAAATGTTTTTCAGCGCGTTGACCAGGGTCTGGTTGTAATGCGCGACGGCGATGTCATACCCGGCCGAGGCTTCACCCAGCTCCGAGCGCAAACGCCCGCCGTCGAAGATCGGCAGGGAAATCGCCGGGCCGACGCTGTAGTTGAGTTTCTTGCCGGTCAAAAACTCCAGCGCCCCACCGCCGGTGGCCATGTAGCCGAGGCTGCCAACCAGATCGACGTTGGGATAAAAACCGGCATGGGCCACATCGATGCCCCGCGCCTGCGCCGCCACTTGCCAGCGACTGGCGACCACGTCCGGACGTTGGCCGAGCAATTGCGCGGGCAACGACGACGGCAGTTTCAACGCGGCGGCCAATGACAGCGTCGGCCGTTGCAACTGCGCGCCTTCCCCCGGTCCTTTTCCAGCGAGCGCGGCGAGTTGGTTGCGGCTCAGGGCGATTTCTTCATCCAGTGCATCGATCTGCCGATGGGTTTCCGGCAGCGGTGTCTCGGCCTGACTGACTTCGAAATGAGTGCCGATGCCGCCGTTCAAGCGTTTCTGCGCCAACTCAAGAATCTGCTGTTGCTGCTGCAAAGTCGCTTCGACGATGTCCCGCTGTGCGTAATGCAACGACAGTTCGATGTAGACGCGCACGATGTTGTTCTGCAATTCGAGCTGGGCCTGACGCGCTTCGGCGACGCTTATGTGGGCCATGTCTACGGCACGCTCGGTGGCATTGCTTTCGCGGCCCCAAAGGTCAAGCGCATAACTGAAGCCCAGCGCGGCGTTATTGTCCCAGGTCGTGGTGTTGGCCAGATCGCCCGGCCCGTAGAACTGATCGGTGGGCCAGTTATGGCGCTTGAGGGTCGATTCGCCGTTGATCTGCAACGATTCGGCCGCTTCGGCAACACCGGCCATCGACTTCGCCTGCCGAACCCGTGCGGCGGCCATGTCCATGGTCGGGCTGCCTTGCAGCGCGAGCTCGATCCAGCGGTTCAGTTGCGGATCGCCGTAAGCCTGCCACCATTGCGCGGTGGGCCAATGCGCATCCTGGGCGGCGCTCTGGATGGCGTCGTCGGTGGCCAGAGAATTGGCCTCCAGCGCCTTGCCCTGCGGGGCAATACCTCCGGTTCCGATGCAGCCGCTGATTGCCAGGGTTAAAGCCAAAACACTGAGCGGCTGAAGCGCTCTGCTGATGCGAGGCGGCACTGCTGAAGATTCCTGAGGAAAGGAGAAAAACCTGTAGGAGCAAAGCTTGCTCGCGATGGCATCGCCGCGGTGAACCTGAATGCCATCGGTGAACCCATCGCGGGCAAGCCTTGCTCCTACAAGGATCGGCGCAATTCTATGGGTGGCCGGTGTAAGCGATAAGCTGGGATTCCTGTGAATCTTTGTTACCGTTAACGAGATAATCCCTTTGTCGGGGTCTCAGACCCTGAAACTTCGTGTCACAATTTGCCATCGAACCCGAGAGCACCCCATGGACACTTTGCAAAACATGCGCGCCTTCAGTTACGTGGCCGAAGCCGGCAGCTTCACCGCCGCCGCCGTGCAACTGGACACCACCACCGCCAACGTCTCGCGCGCGGTCTCCAACCTGGAAGCCCACCTGCAAACCCGCCTGCTCAACCGAACGACCCGCCGCATCGCCCTGACCGAAGCCGGCAAGCGCTACCTGCTGCGCTGCGAGCAGATCCTGGCCTACGTCGAAGAAGCCGAAGCCGAAGCCAGCGACGCCCACGCACGCCCGGCCGGGCAACTGAAAGTGCACACCATGACCGGCATTGGTCAGCACTTCGTGATCGACGCCATCGCCCGCTACCGCAAGACCCACCCGGACGTGACCTTCGACCTGACCATGGCCAACCGCGTACCGGACTTGCTGGACGAGGGTTACGACGTGTCCATCGTCCTGGCCCGCGAACTGCCGGACTCGGGCTTCGTCTCCCAGCGCCTGGGCATCACCTACAGCATCGTTTGCGCCTCCCCGGCCTACGTCAAAGCCAACGGCTGCGCACAAAAACCCAGCGACCTGCTCAACCACGCCTGCCTGCGCCTGGTGAGCCCGGTCATCCCCCTGGAAAAATGGGCCTTCGACGGCCCCGATGGCCAGGAAATGGTCACCATCAACAGCTCACCGTTCCTGGTGAACTCCGCCGACGCGATGAAATCCGCGATCACCAGCGGCATGGGCGTTGGCGTCCTGCCGCTGTACGCAGCGATCGACGGCTTGCGCGACGGCACGCTGGTGCGCGTCATGCCCAAATACCGCTCGCAGGAACTGAACCTGTATGCGATCTACCCTTCGCGGCAATATCTGGATGCGAAGATCAAGACCTGGGTGGAGTATCTGCGGGGGTCGCTGCCGGAGCTGTTGGCCGCGCATCAGGCGGAATTGGCGGCGTATGAATTGAGCGGGAGTCTGGGTGGGGTTCGGGTGGCGAATTGAGTCGCTCCTACAATTAAATTGTGGCCATGCCTGTGAGAGATTGGTCGGATGGCAGACCGCTATCGCCAGCAGGCTGGCTCCCACAGTTGGATTGGGTACATCCGTAGAAATCAGGTTGGCTGTCAGGCCGCCATCGCTGGCAAGCTAGCTCCCACAGTGGAGCGGCGTACACCCAGGCTTTTCACCACTCAACAGGCCGAGCGTTAGCTCGCCTGCCGCTTTTGATCCACCCGCCCCATCGGAAGGCTGAGTGGAGGCGTTCATCCGGGGAGTGGCGCGCAGCGCCGTTCGACGCAGTCGAACACGCTGCATGTAGGTCGTCGCGCAGCAGACCGGAGGGCAGTGTCCCCGGATGAATACCGGAGCGAAGAAACCCCGAGCCTTAGCGAGGGGCCGTACGTTCGGGGCGAGACCTTTTGGTTCCTTTGGGCTGGGCCGGCACTCCGGCGTCTGCCAAAAGGGACTCGCCGTAAGGGCGAAACCCTAAGCCGCCGTGACCGCAGCAACGGATATGTACCCACTCAACCCACAGCCTGGTCGGCCCAGAGGCCGCCAAGGCCCAAACTGACAGCGCCGTCAGTTAGCAGTCACCTTCCCGACCCCCAAACAGGTTTATAAAGGAAAATACCTTTCGACCAAAACCAGCCCTGGCGCCCCACTCGCATGCGAATCCAGCAAAAACCCGCCCTGCTCGTCGCCCTCCTGATCATCCTGGCAGCGCTGGGCCTGTGGTACGCCACCAAACCCGCCAAGGCAAAACTCGCCGCCCCCACCGCCATCCCCGTACGCGTGGTCAGCGTCGCCGAAAAAGACGTCCCCCGCTTCGTCAGCGGCATCGGCTCGGTCCTGTCCCTGCACAGCGTCGTCGTCCGCCCGCAAATCGACGGCATCCTCACCAAAATCATGGTCAAGGAAGGCCAACTGGTGAAAAAAGGCGACCTGCTCGCCACCATCGACGACCGCTCGATCCGCGCCAGTCTCGATCAGGCCCAGGCACAACTCGGCGAAAGCCAGGCGCAACTGCAAGTCGCACTGGTCAACCTCAAGCGCTACAAACTGCTGAGCGTCGACGACGGCGTTTCCAAACAGACCTACGACCAACAACAGGCACTGGTCAACCAGCTCAAGGCCACCGCTCAAGGCAATCAGGCTTCGATTGATGCCGCCCAAGTGCAACTGTCCTACACGCAGATTCGTTCTCCGGTCACCGGTCGCGTCGGCATTCGTACCGTGGATGAGGGCAACTTCCTGCGCATGACCGACACCCAAGGCCTGTTCACCGTCACCCAGATCGACCCGATCGCCGTCGAGTTCTCCCTGCCGCAACAAATGCT of the Pseudomonas sp. MAG733B genome contains:
- a CDS encoding FUSC family protein, whose amino-acid sequence is MTSLPAPLRWLYSLEWRRGFFDWARSDGVTWVYIFKVLIAAFLTLWLAMRLELPQPRTAMITVFIVMQPQSGQVFAKSFYRFLGTLAGSAVMVALIALFAQNTELFLGSLAIWVGICTAGAARSRNFRAYGFVLAGYTAAMVGLPALAHPDGAFMMAVWRVLEISLGILCSTLVSAAILPQSASAAMRNALYQRFGVFALFVTDGLRGRSRPEAFEASNVRFIAEAVGLEGLRSVTVFEDPHMRRRNGRLSRLNSEFMGITTRFNALHQLLERLRSSGTDHAVAAIKPGLQDLAELLDGFSGRALTSADAARLVTVLTAYKEGLPARVRSLRAMFQESDPSDVELLDFHTAYELLYRFVDDLHSYAQTHASLADHSHAREQWDEPFTPQTNWMAAAASGIRAAFILVVLGSYWVATAWPSGATMTLIAAATVGLSAATPNPKRMAFQMACGTLLGALIGFVEMFFIFPWIDGFPLLCVMLAPVIVLGSFLASRPQYAGVGLGLLIFFSTGSVPDNLTVYNPYTFINDYIAMVLGMLVCAAAGAIILPPNSRWLWRRLEQDLRGQVVYAISGKLKGLASSFESRTRDLVHQAYGFAAGQPQVQRNLLRWMFVVLEVGHAIIELRKEQAILPVHPAYAESQPWRQSIRVMGRSLVRLFLQPNASNLERALVAVDHAISRVQSTDEPFAPHFDTSALRRVKSYLHFIRTSLLDPQSPLAAYAIAKPEGLEHAP
- a CDS encoding efflux transporter outer membrane subunit, encoding MPPRISRALQPLSVLALTLAISGCIGTGGIAPQGKALEANSLATDDAIQSAAQDAHWPTAQWWQAYGDPQLNRWIELALQGSPTMDMAAARVRQAKSMAGVAEAAESLQINGESTLKRHNWPTDQFYGPGDLANTTTWDNNAALGFSYALDLWGRESNATERAVDMAHISVAEARQAQLELQNNIVRVYIELSLHYAQRDIVEATLQQQQQILELAQKRLNGGIGTHFEVSQAETPLPETHRQIDALDEEIALSRNQLAALAGKGPGEGAQLQRPTLSLAAALKLPSSLPAQLLGQRPDVVASRWQVAAQARGIDVAHAGFYPNVDLVGSLGYMATGGGALEFLTGKKLNYSVGPAISLPIFDGGRLRSELGEASAGYDIAVAHYNQTLVNALKNISDQLIRRESMNKQQAFAAESVATAQKTYDIAMIAYQRGLTDYLNVLNAQTLLFKQQQVQQQVQAARLSAHAELVTALGGGLGSGNDVPKDSQTAAPETPALLQSLSN
- a CDS encoding LysR family transcriptional regulator produces the protein MDTLQNMRAFSYVAEAGSFTAAAVQLDTTTANVSRAVSNLEAHLQTRLLNRTTRRIALTEAGKRYLLRCEQILAYVEEAEAEASDAHARPAGQLKVHTMTGIGQHFVIDAIARYRKTHPDVTFDLTMANRVPDLLDEGYDVSIVLARELPDSGFVSQRLGITYSIVCASPAYVKANGCAQKPSDLLNHACLRLVSPVIPLEKWAFDGPDGQEMVTINSSPFLVNSADAMKSAITSGMGVGVLPLYAAIDGLRDGTLVRVMPKYRSQELNLYAIYPSRQYLDAKIKTWVEYLRGSLPELLAAHQAELAAYELSGSLGGVRVAN
- a CDS encoding efflux RND transporter periplasmic adaptor subunit, with translation MRIQQKPALLVALLIILAALGLWYATKPAKAKLAAPTAIPVRVVSVAEKDVPRFVSGIGSVLSLHSVVVRPQIDGILTKIMVKEGQLVKKGDLLATIDDRSIRASLDQAQAQLGESQAQLQVALVNLKRYKLLSVDDGVSKQTYDQQQALVNQLKATAQGNQASIDAAQVQLSYTQIRSPVTGRVGIRTVDEGNFLRMTDTQGLFTVTQIDPIAVEFSLPQQMLPTLQGLISDPQHAQVKAYIGADTDGETGNLLGEGHLTLIDNQINANTGTIRAKAEFNNAGQKLWPGLLVTVKIQTALDKDALVVPPNVVQRGLDQHFVYRLNGDKVETVPVQMVYQDSGQNIIKGVQPGDKLVSDGQSRLKPGSTVQVLTDPPQVVQSESTP